In the Aquimarina spinulae genome, CAGCTTGATGCGCATCTACCAAACCATAACCCATTTGATTATTCCAAGTTCCATTTGGACGCCCTCCTGTAGTAGCATATGTATATGTTCCTACTTTCTGAGCAGATTGCTCGATAATCGTATTCACGTCACTAAATGTTAAGTTTGGATTAACACTTAATATTAGTGCTGCTACTCCAGCTACTACTGGACATGCTGATGAAGTTCCGTTAAAAGTTTGCGTATAATCTGATGTAGAATACCCATTTGCCCCCTGTCTATCTGTAGTTGGCATTTTAACACCTGGGGCCATAATATCTAATTGACTACCATAACAACTACCCCACTGAGTCTCTCCGTCACAAGAACTTGGGTTTTTACGCTCTGCACAAGGACTCATTGCTCCTACTATTAATAAATCTGGATTACTATTTCCTGGATATCGAATATTTGTATTATTCTCATTACCCGCAGCAAAAACAATGACACAACCTTTTCCTCCTCTACCATTAGTTAATGTATTTGTTATAGCATTATCTATAATGCTAGATGGCACATATCCTCCCCAAGAATTACTAATCACATCTGCTCCATTTTGCCATGCCCAATTAAAACCACTTGCTAATTGAGATGGTGTGTCTGATGTCCTAAGATTGATACTGATCGACATTAATTTTGAAGTGGGAGCAACACCCGAAATTCCTAAATTATTATCTTTCACAGCTCCTATAATACCAGCACAAGCTGTTCCATGATTCCCTCTTACTATAGCTGGTGTTGTTCCATTATTAGCATCAAACCCTGTTCCGTAAACATTAGCTTGTAAATCTGGATGATTCATTTCTAACCCATGATCATATACAGCCGTTTTAATACTTGGATCTCCCGTAGTAATTCCCCATGCTTGCTGCATATTGATATCAATTCCTGCCGTTCCTCCATTCTGCCCTGTATTATTCAAAGACCATTGGTTATTGAAATAAGTATCATTTGAAGTTTCTATATTATGATACATGAAAGCAGGCTCTGTACTCTCAAACCAACCTGTTTCATAAAAAATATTAGCAAGCTGTATTGAATTTAATTTATTTTTGGATTTTACAGAAAGCGTAAACCAAAGCGGCATATATTTATCATGACCTAATACTTCTACATTCATCTCTTTTGCTTTTTTATAAAGAATATCTATGTCATTTTTATCTTTAAGTTTTACATAAAAATTATTTGACAAACCTAAGTCTCCTCCACTTTTAGTGATATATGTTGGTGAAGCCATTAAGATATTAGGTGTACTTTTATAGGACTCAATCTGTTTATAATAATCAGTTATAGGCTTCTTTTTGGTCGTAGACACTTCCATATAATAGCTTTTTATAACTTTTCTACTAGCCGCTTTGTCGTCTATTGCAATTACCGTAGCTCTTGCATTATCTTCAATTATCTCTGTTGTTTTAACCAAATTACTATTTAGAGACCTAAAAGAGTAAATAGAGTTTTCTCCTTCAAATGAGATAGAAATAGTTTTAGTATTTATCGTTAAAAACACTTTTTCTCCTTTATAATAGTAGAAATTGTCTAATTGTCTTTGCCCAAAGGCACTAACAGTAAGAAACAACAAAATCAATGGTATTATTTTATATATTATATTTCTCATGATGTTTATTTGTTATTTAAAAACAGTTGTATATTATTAGAGTATATTTTACTTCTTGGTAGATTTAGATTCTAACAAACTAATACGTTTGTTTTGTTCAATCACATACAAAGTCAATTCCTCTATCTTTTGAAGTAGTTTAATATTCATTTCTGCTAAATGAATACCGTTCTTTTCCATCTCTTCAGCCGATGCTATTTCTGGTAAATGTTTGTTTTTCTTTACAAAAGCTTCTACCTCTACTAAAGAAGGCAACTGATACTCATTTGCAAATACAAAATCAGCCCCTCCTGCTGTAGCCGTTACTTTTATTTCGCGAGAGTGAATATTTCCTTTTACTGTAAGTTTAGAGTCTGGAGTTGTAGTTCCTATGCCTACATTACCATTTGTTAAAATGGTCATCTTTGAAGCATAATTTGTAATAAGATGCAAATTATGGTTGCTTTCTGTACCAACAAAACCTCCTCCTCCATACCAGGATTCGTTATGAGAGAATATTCCGGTTCTGTATTTTTTATTTACACTAGTTGCCAGAATTTTAGAATGTTGCGAACCGGCAACATCTAGTACTCTGTGCCATCCTTGTGCATTAGAAGGGCTTTGCGTTCCTATCCCTACATTACCATTTGTTAAAATAGTCATCTTTGAGGCATAATTTGTAATAAAATGTAAATTATGGTTACTTTCTGTACCCACAAAACCTCCTCCTCCGTACCAGGATTCGTTATGAGAGAATATTCCGGTTTTATATTTTTTATTTACGCTGGTTGCCAGAATTTTAGAATGTTGTGAACCGGCAACATCTAGTACTCTGTGCCATCCTTGTGCATTAGAAGGGCTTTGCGTTCCTATCCCTACATTTCCACCATCTGAATAAATAGTATTTTGATTATCATAATTATGCTGAGCCTTAACCCCACTATAAAGCACTAGCAATACGAGAGTAAAAATTGTTTTTTTCATTTTGTGTAATTTTAAGTTGGTTTAGTTTGTGATTTTCATTTATCTCAAACTGTTTTATTTTTTAGTTTTGATTAACTTTTCTATTTCTGATAATCTGTTTGATAAGAATTTTAATTGTTCAATTTCACTAGCTTGCTGCTTAATTTCTTTTTCTTGTTGAATCGTATACAGTGTTAATTCCTCAATTTTTTGTAGTAATTTAGCATTCATTGCTCCCAGAAGAATTCCATTTTTCTCTACTTCTTTAGCACTTGGAATATCCTTTAAATGACCTTTTTCTTTGATATGGTTTTCTACTTCACTAAGTGTTGGAAGGGTATAATCTGTTTCAAAAACGAAATCTGACCAGCTAGTTGCTTCTACTTTGATTTCTCTTGCTCCTACCGAACCATCTACTGCAAGCTTATGAGATCCTGTTGTTATTGTTCCTATACCTACTTTACCTATATGATCTATAGTCATAGCTGTTTTAGAACCAGAAACATATGCGTTGGTTGTTGAAAAATACATTTTTGTCCCATAACTACCATCACTTCTTACATAGATACCTGCCTGAGCATTTTCTCCATTAGATGCATCATCAGATGCACCAAATGTTATAGCGCTTCCAAAATGGTTATTTGAATTTTCAGGATCTAAATGAATAGAACCAACCGATAGCCCGGGAATTGATTCACTCCAATTATTTGAGCCCCCTGCGATCTGAAGTCGAGATTTAGGAACATTTGTCCCTATACCTACTTTACCTATATGATCTATAGTCATAGCTGTTTTAGAACCAGAAACATATGCGTTGGTTGTTGAAAAATACATTTTTGTCCCATAACTACCATCACTTCTTACATAGATACCTGCCTGAGCATTTTCTCCATTAGATGCATCATCAGATGCACCAAATGTTATAGCGCTTCCAAAATGGTTATTTGAATTTTCAGGATCTAAATGAATAGAACCAACCGATAGCCCGGGAATTGATTCACTCCAATTATTTGAGCCTCCTGCGATTTGAAGTTGAGATTTAGGAACATTTGTCCCTATACCTACTTTATCATTAAGAAAATAAAAATTACTTGCATTGCTATTATCTTCTAATTTTATTTTTTTTTGGGCATAAATTCCCGAACTAATACCCATTAGAATGAGTATGAAAACTGCTTTTTTCATTTTGTGTAATTTTAAGTTGGTTTATTTTTTAGCTTCTATTAGTTTTTCTATTTCTGATAATCTATTAGATAAAGATTTTAATTCTTCAATTTCATTAGCTTGCTGCTTAATTTCTTTTTCTTGTTGAATCGTATAAAGTGTTAGTTCCTCTATTTTTTGTAGTAATTTAGCATCCATTGCTCCTAGAAGAATTCCATTTTTTTCTACTTCTTTAGCACTTGGAATATCTTTTAAATGTCCTTTTTCTTTGATGTGATTTTCTACTTCGATAAGTGTAGGAAGAGTATAATCTGTTTCAAAAACAAAATCTGACCAACCATTTGCTTCTACCATTATTTCGCGTGCACCTATAGATCCTTCTACTGCTAGTTTATGTGCCCCCGTATTATTGGTTCCAATACCGACTTTTCCATTCGGAATTAAAAACTTATTCGCTCCATTTTCAAGACCTAGAATGAAATTAGTAAGGTTGGTGTTAAAACCCATATAAGCTTTACGAACTCCTGCTTTATTTTTCCATTGCGTATAGAGCCATTTGTCATCTAAGGTCTGAAATGTTGCTATAGCATCTGAAGTACTACTCGCGTAGAATGCTCCTCCATTAAGATGTAAATTTCCATTATTAACAGAAAATTTATTCGCTCCATTTTCAAGACCTAAAATAAAATTAGTAAGACTCGGATCAAATCCCATATATGCCTTACGAACTCCTGACTTATTTTTCCACTGGGTATAAAGCCATTTGTCATCTAAAGTTTGAAATGTTGCTATCGCATCTGAAGTGCTTTTAACTGTTAATGTACCTTCAATTGTTTCGTTTTGAGCTTTTGAATTAAAACTTAATATGATCAATCCGATTAGTAAAACTGTTTTTTTCATTTTATGTAATTTTAAGTTGGTTTTAAGATTATTGTTACGTTACATTTTGGCATAAAAAAACCCCATAACAGAATTCTTTCGAATCCTGATTATGAGGTAATTTTCAATAAATATAGAATATAATAAGACTAAAGAACCTTAGCTTACGGTTATTGTTATGTTAATTTTTTATGATCATATTTAGGTTATCTGAATGCATTACTAAATTTAGAATATCACATAGCTGTAGCACTATTTGATGTTCATGAAAGGAAATTATTAACTAGGTTATTTCAAGCTTAAAAAAACTTCTAAAGACTGTAAAAACCCTATAAGCTCATCCCAAAACCAAATGTAAATCGTAGTCCATCATCACTAGAGAATACTCCTAACTGTCCCCCGATAGCATCCATGGCATTAAGCCAAATGCCTCCACCTACAGAATCATGCCACTGATCAGAATCTTCACCATCTAACCACACTCTCCCAATATCATAGCCCCCAAAGACTCCTAATTGTAGCGGTAATAAACCTGTTTTAAATTTATTAAAACTATATCTTAAATCTCCAGTAAATGCTAATGCACTTTCACCGGTAAAACGTTCTTCTCTATATCCCCTCAACCCTTTTGTACCTCCCAGATTAGCACCTTGGTAAAACTCAAAACCATCACCAAGATTGATTTCTGCAATCACATCTGTCTTAAGTACTAATCTTCGATCTCGAGTAATCGAATTATAAAAACCTAATCTTGGATAAATATATCCATATGTTCTATTCGAATCTTCTACATTTGTTCTAACACCTGTTTGCAGTTTAAACAACATTCCTCTGGTAGGATTAATATCATTATCATAGCTTTCGAACTTATACATTACATCTAGGTTCGTAAAATATTTTCTTTCAAAAAAAACAGGGTCTGCAGTTACAAAATCCAAGCCAGAAGTAACAAACCTATCTTGTGTATCTTGAACCTCTATCCCTTCAAATGCTGCTTTAATCGAAAATTCGTTACCATAATTATCTCTTTTAGAAACTCCTAATCCAAATGACCAAATTCCCATCTTAACTCTATTATAATCCATATCTAGTTCCTCATCTGGATTAATAGTATTGTTTCCGAATCCAAAAAAGTTTTGTGCAAAATTCTCACTTGTATATACTGCATCAATAAGAAAATTCCAGTTACCTAATGCTTTTACAAATTCTCCTGAGTATGATAAATCATAACCTTCTGTCTGAAAATAATATGCAGCTCTTACTCTATGTTTACTGTGGTATGGGTTATTTTTAAATCCATTTATTGTATATACATCTGTTACATTAATGTTGAGTCCATCATCCGGATTAAAACCAATAAAAGGAGTTACAGTATTGGTTTTACCTACATATTTATTATAATCATAAAGATTATAGTCATAAATGTTACTTAATATAAATTTTGCGCCACCTTTTTTCTCTATAGTATTAGGTTTTGATTTATGATCATAGATTTTTACTTTTCTTCCATTCTCTATTGCATATGTATCATTATTTTGACCACCTACAATTCGAATTTTTATCAAGTTTTTTCCTTTTCCCTTTACAACAAATCGATCGTCATCATCCAACCCATAAATCCAAATTTCTTTAGTTTCTTTAGCAGTAAAACTTCTACTACTATATGGTTTTTGTTTTTCATCTCCTTTTATTCTCGAAATCTTTATCGTTGTTTTTCCTTCTTCTCTAAGTATTTCAAAAAGATCATCTTTATCTGTTCCTTTAATAATGACATGTTTTGAAAGATATGTATAGTAACGATTAGCGATATCTTCAATATTATCTCTTCTAAGTTTAAGATTTCTTTTTATTTTTTCTACTACCTCATCTTGAAGGTTATCCGGGAGATTAGTAAATGCTTTTTCAATATCGGTGTCAGAAAGGTTTTCTTTAATATATTTTGCTTGTTCTATCCATATTTCTTTTCCCGAATTCTGAGTTAATGTTCTATCTAATGGCAATCCTGATTGATTAATCCATCTCACTTTTTTAAGTTTTCCATCATATACCTGAAACTTACGAACTAATGGAACCACGAATTTTACAACATCCATAAGTATTCCATCATAATTAGAAAAAACCTGATCTCTATCTCTAGGGATAGGCCTGTACTCTTTACCGTTTTTGGTATCAAATCGAGCCCATCTCCATTGATCAGAATGGCGATCCCAATCTCCTAAGATCATATCAAAGAGCCTGGTTCTTATATAGTGCTCTTCGTCCATTTGATATTTTTCGTCTTTCCTTAGTCTACTTAACAAATCATCTGTACTTTCGATATCGTCAGGGTTTCCAAAAGTAACCTCGTCTTTATATTCTTTTCCTGGTCGTTCTTCTAAAAAATATATTTCATCACCAAAACTTTCATTGTATTTACCCAATGCAGGATGTTTTGGAATATAATACAACTTAGGATTTGCATGATATACTCCTATAGCATCAGCCAATGTACCAACAGTTAAAAACGCATAAGGGTAGCTAGATGTATAGAAATCTGAAAGGAGATCTTCTGTAAACGTATCATCAAACCCACCTTCGAGATATGTATATTTAAATACTCCTTTCTGTAAAAATTGTGTAACACTTTTACGCATTGCTCTAAGGCTATAGCGCTTTCCATCTTTATCGATAAGACGTAGCGATCTTGTCACCTGTCCTCCTCCTTGTCTATCAATAGTAAAACCTCCCATTAAGGTATCTAAAGTAGCCACAGGAACTTTTATATCGGTTCCGTACACATACCGATAGTGATCACCCCACATCGATTGATACAATTTTGATTTTTTTACTTCATCTTTAGTATAAATTGAAGCCGAAACTTCTGGTTCAAAAGAATTCTTAACATTACTAAAATCATATTCTTTTTCTTTTTGATGAACTATAGTTTGATATACCAATTTTGGGTTTCCGTTATCATTTCCGAAAAAGCGAACATTAGAAGAACCATCTTTATATACATCTAATATTGCAAAGCCCTGTCCCGGGTATGCAAACAATCCGTCTTTCCCTAAAGAAACCGATGAAACCTTGGATCCAGAACCTGATACAATTTGTTTTAACCCATCACTATCGATATACTGCAAGGAGTGTTCATGGCCCGAAACAAAAACTGCCTTATCCAAATCCCTTGTCATTGTAGATAGTCTTCTCATTAATTTATTATAACGAACATTAGATAAATCTTGCGTAGAAATTCCTCCCTGAGATCGTATCTGAGCGGCTAATGAACCCAAAACCGGAAGAGGTATTTTCTTTTTTGAAGGAAAAATATGTTTATCAAAGCTATATTTCCCTCCATGTATACCATTCGTAAACATGGGGTGATGCATTGCTATAAGGATAGTTTTCTTACTATGTTTTTTTAATTCACCCTCTACCTCAAGAAAGAATTTTTCACGAGTCTTAATTTCACAATTGTCATTTATCGTTGGATTCTTATCCCAATTCGCCAAATACCACTGCGTATCTAAAATCAACAAATGCACTTTATCACTAATTTCTACGCTTTCGACAGGACACCCTTTTGCAGGCAAAAAAGCTTTTTTATTGTCCATTTTTTTGGTTATATACCGCTCTTGCCGACGTAAACCTTCTACCCCATTAGCATACCAATCATGATTTCCCGGAATAAAAATAACATCTCCATCAAAACCCTTAGTTGCTTCAATTTGAGCATCTATCCTATGTTCTCCCAGAGCTCTTTCGGGAGATTCTTTTTTGGGCATTCCTTTTTGATAAATATTATCCCCTAAAAAAATAAGATAATCGTCTTTTGTTTTTGCAGTATCCAATACTTTTTTAAGAATCGAAAGTCCTTCTGTACTCTCTTTCATTTTGGCATTTCCAGCATCTCCCACCAGATAAAACGTCTTTTCTATAGTAGCACTAGGTAATGTTTGAGTAAAATTTTCGACTTTATATTGAGGAGCGTATGTTGCACATGAACTGAGTAATAAAGCAACACAAATAATTAGAATCTTATTATATTTATTCATTGTTTGAAGTACAATCTCTTTTTTTTAATTATTTTGGTTATCGAAAAATTAAAAGTATGTCTTCTCTACTAGAAAAAACAGATCATTTCGTTTTGGAACTTTTTGAAAAAGAGCTCCCTAACTCTTGTATCTACCATAATTACGATCATACCAAAAGAGTATTTAAAAGTACAAAAGAAATTATTGATAACACTAATTTATCTGATGAAGATAAAGAAGTTTTATTGCTTACTGCATTGTTACATGACACCGGGTACTCTAAAAGTTCTAAAGATCATGAAGAACATAGCGTAGAGATAGCCAAAGATTTTTTAAGTCAACAAAATGTTTCTCAAGAGATTATAAATCAAGTTTCGGAACAGATTATGGCGACCAAAATGGAGCATGTCCCTACTAATCTTATGGAAGAAATTATACGGGATGCCGATGCTTCTCATTTTGCAAAAGACTATTATGGAGAAACAAGCGAACTGTTAAGGTGTGAATTTAAACTTAATGCCATTAAAGATTTAACTCCTTCTGATTGGCTAAAGGCTAATATTGATCTATTTAAAAACAAACATCAGTATTATACAGAGTATGCTATCTCTCATTGGAAACCAAAAAAAGAAGAAAATCTTACCAAAATGTTGGAAGAACAAGCGAAACTAAAAAAGGAAAAGAAACAAGAAAAGGAAAAATTAAAAAAAATACTAAGAGAAGAAAACCCCGAAAAAGGAATACAAACTTTATTTAGAGTTACCTTAAGGAATCATATGAAACTAAGTGATATTGCTGATACAAAAGCCAATATATTACTTTCTGTAAATGCTATTATTATATCTCTCGCGTTATCAAATCTTATACCTAAGCTAGATAACCCCTCTAATCAATATCTGATATATCCAACTTTGATATTTATCCTATTTTGTATCGCTTCTATAGTATTATCTGTATTAGCAACACGTCCTAATATAACAAGTGGGGAGTTTACTCGTAAAGAAATAGAAGAAAAGAAAGTTAACTTATTATTTTTCGGAAATTTTCATAAAATGCCATTAGATGAATATAAATCGGCAATGACAGATCTAATGAATGATAAAGAATACATCTATGATACGATGATAAAAGATCTTTACTTTTTAGGTAAAGTTTTGCATAAAAAATACAAAATCTTAAGGGTTACATATACCGTTTTTATGATAGGGATTATAACCTCTGTTATTTCATTTATTTTTGCCTTTAACTCACTACAATAGATAATTTGGTAGGTGGCATACTATACCTTTATAACATATGCTAATGCTATAAAAAGATAATCATCAGGAATAACGCTTCCTGATTTAATTAATTTCTTTCATCAAATCTTCATATGTATAGTATTCTTTATCTTGTTCACTCTTATGATAAAGAATATTAACTCGTAGTGCTTTTAACCCAGTAACCCCCTGAAGATTATCTAATTCTACAATCTCAATTTCTTCTTCGAGGTAATTCTTAGATTGCAGGAAATTAAGATATTTGATATATTCTCTTTCATCAGAGCGTTGAGAATAGATAATCACCAATTTACCTTTTTCTGTAACTCGCTGATCTGTACCTTTGATTTTAGATTTATCTACACGTTTTTTTACAACTTCGTACCTTGCATTATAGGTTCCATCAACATCAAATCTTTTTTCATCCATTCTAAACCTAACTGATAAAGAAGAATTAAATACCAAAACCATAGAAGCTACATCCAGTGCAATAGGCAAATCTTTTTTCATTTGATAATATGCATTTTCCATTTCGCACATAATCTGCAACTGCCATAATCTGAGGTTGTACAAATACACTTTATTAAAGCTTTCTTGTTTTGTTATCGA is a window encoding:
- a CDS encoding S8 family serine peptidase; protein product: MRNIIYKIIPLILLFLTVSAFGQRQLDNFYYYKGEKVFLTINTKTISISFEGENSIYSFRSLNSNLVKTTEIIEDNARATVIAIDDKAASRKVIKSYYMEVSTTKKKPITDYYKQIESYKSTPNILMASPTYITKSGGDLGLSNNFYVKLKDKNDIDILYKKAKEMNVEVLGHDKYMPLWFTLSVKSKNKLNSIQLANIFYETGWFESTEPAFMYHNIETSNDTYFNNQWSLNNTGQNGGTAGIDINMQQAWGITTGDPSIKTAVYDHGLEMNHPDLQANVYGTGFDANNGTTPAIVRGNHGTACAGIIGAVKDNNLGISGVAPTSKLMSISINLRTSDTPSQLASGFNWAWQNGADVISNSWGGYVPSSIIDNAITNTLTNGRGGKGCVIVFAAGNENNTNIRYPGNSNPDLLIVGAMSPCAERKNPSSCDGETQWGSCYGSQLDIMAPGVKMPTTDRQGANGYSTSDYTQTFNGTSSACPVVAGVAALILSVNPNLTFSDVNTIIEQSAQKVGTYTYATTGGRPNGTWNNQMGYGLVDAHQAVLLAQSCQDNLTITQNVLSGQTDIQEAKNTITATNVIFSGGIAAYDAGTSIHLKTGFSAKSGSSFRAYIQGCSGKRVVEEESTSQQEVITYENVSIENDVLEVLEMVKVHPNPTKGMVTINSTKQITSWVLNDYMGRFAEKSKLRGNSSYKDQLNMNHLPTGLYVLKITLTNGDIIYKNIVKN
- a CDS encoding tail fiber protein — its product is MKKTIFTLVLLVLYSGVKAQHNYDNQNTIYSDGGNVGIGTQSPSNAQGWHRVLDVAGSQHSKILATSVNKKYKTGIFSHNESWYGGGGFVGTESNHNLHFITNYASKMTILTNGNVGIGTQSPSNAQGWHRVLDVAGSQHSKILATSVNKKYRTGIFSHNESWYGGGGFVGTESNHNLHLITNYASKMTILTNGNVGIGTTTPDSKLTVKGNIHSREIKVTATAGGADFVFANEYQLPSLVEVEAFVKKNKHLPEIASAEEMEKNGIHLAEMNIKLLQKIEELTLYVIEQNKRISLLESKSTKK
- a CDS encoding metallophosphoesterase, which translates into the protein MNKYNKILIICVALLLSSCATYAPQYKVENFTQTLPSATIEKTFYLVGDAGNAKMKESTEGLSILKKVLDTAKTKDDYLIFLGDNIYQKGMPKKESPERALGEHRIDAQIEATKGFDGDVIFIPGNHDWYANGVEGLRRQERYITKKMDNKKAFLPAKGCPVESVEISDKVHLLILDTQWYLANWDKNPTINDNCEIKTREKFFLEVEGELKKHSKKTILIAMHHPMFTNGIHGGKYSFDKHIFPSKKKIPLPVLGSLAAQIRSQGGISTQDLSNVRYNKLMRRLSTMTRDLDKAVFVSGHEHSLQYIDSDGLKQIVSGSGSKVSSVSLGKDGLFAYPGQGFAILDVYKDGSSNVRFFGNDNGNPKLVYQTIVHQKEKEYDFSNVKNSFEPEVSASIYTKDEVKKSKLYQSMWGDHYRYVYGTDIKVPVATLDTLMGGFTIDRQGGGQVTRSLRLIDKDGKRYSLRAMRKSVTQFLQKGVFKYTYLEGGFDDTFTEDLLSDFYTSSYPYAFLTVGTLADAIGVYHANPKLYYIPKHPALGKYNESFGDEIYFLEERPGKEYKDEVTFGNPDDIESTDDLLSRLRKDEKYQMDEEHYIRTRLFDMILGDWDRHSDQWRWARFDTKNGKEYRPIPRDRDQVFSNYDGILMDVVKFVVPLVRKFQVYDGKLKKVRWINQSGLPLDRTLTQNSGKEIWIEQAKYIKENLSDTDIEKAFTNLPDNLQDEVVEKIKRNLKLRRDNIEDIANRYYTYLSKHVIIKGTDKDDLFEILREEGKTTIKISRIKGDEKQKPYSSRSFTAKETKEIWIYGLDDDDRFVVKGKGKNLIKIRIVGGQNNDTYAIENGRKVKIYDHKSKPNTIEKKGGAKFILSNIYDYNLYDYNKYVGKTNTVTPFIGFNPDDGLNINVTDVYTINGFKNNPYHSKHRVRAAYYFQTEGYDLSYSGEFVKALGNWNFLIDAVYTSENFAQNFFGFGNNTINPDEELDMDYNRVKMGIWSFGLGVSKRDNYGNEFSIKAAFEGIEVQDTQDRFVTSGLDFVTADPVFFERKYFTNLDVMYKFESYDNDINPTRGMLFKLQTGVRTNVEDSNRTYGYIYPRLGFYNSITRDRRLVLKTDVIAEINLGDGFEFYQGANLGGTKGLRGYREERFTGESALAFTGDLRYSFNKFKTGLLPLQLGVFGGYDIGRVWLDGEDSDQWHDSVGGGIWLNAMDAIGGQLGVFSSDDGLRFTFGFGMSL
- a CDS encoding Pycsar system effector family protein; the protein is MSSLLEKTDHFVLELFEKELPNSCIYHNYDHTKRVFKSTKEIIDNTNLSDEDKEVLLLTALLHDTGYSKSSKDHEEHSVEIAKDFLSQQNVSQEIINQVSEQIMATKMEHVPTNLMEEIIRDADASHFAKDYYGETSELLRCEFKLNAIKDLTPSDWLKANIDLFKNKHQYYTEYAISHWKPKKEENLTKMLEEQAKLKKEKKQEKEKLKKILREENPEKGIQTLFRVTLRNHMKLSDIADTKANILLSVNAIIISLALSNLIPKLDNPSNQYLIYPTLIFILFCIASIVLSVLATRPNITSGEFTRKEIEEKKVNLLFFGNFHKMPLDEYKSAMTDLMNDKEYIYDTMIKDLYFLGKVLHKKYKILRVTYTVFMIGIITSVISFIFAFNSLQ